Proteins encoded in a region of the Candidatus Brocadia sp. genome:
- a CDS encoding DEAD/DEAH box helicase, which translates to MLVILCRLFKNRKSFLFSLTSVVYNLYMIVDELSAYGGSKRLIETLTVTGLKELYPPQVLAIKAGLLKKQDSFVVAAPTASGKTLIAEMAALKVFLEMGGKVVYLVPLRALAREKYDDFSKKYKDAGMRVVQSTGDFDSADTWLYDADLIISTNEKMDSLIRHRSSWLRDVSLVVTDEIHLLGDTHRGPTLEVVLTRLKWMNPGLRVIALSATIPNASEIAQWLDAQLIESNWRPVPLREGVYFNNAITFQDGGVSKVKKEGSLDVVNLGLETINDGGQSLVFVNTRRSTEAVAHMVLSDVAKLLSEQEIQSLKKLSGQVLEASSEPTHLCKKLAECVSNGVAFHHAGIISSQRKIVEDAFRANKIKLVAATTTLAMGLNLPSRRVIIRDWWRYESGLGMQPIPVMEIKQMSGRAGRPGFDKYGEAVVIARNERDKKYLMESYIGGEPEKIDSQLASESALRSHILASIAGVFTRSRAELMDFLKKTFFAYQEGTESLASVTNTVVNFLKKEEMISDKRGLVATRFGRRVSDLYIDPLTGVIVRDALHQPKEKETFALFHMIAHTPDMMTLQLRKKDYEEMYDVYHAHVDGLLIPKDEKYPSDEILSEIKTALLLMQWMEETPEDKVVGQFGVGPGDIRTLIELSDWLLYSAGEISKVFGLKEVEKPLSFLRVRVFYGIKEELLQLVSLKGVGRVRARNLYNAGYKTLKDIKGAAVEDLVKIPTIGKAIAEDIKNQVLSQ; encoded by the coding sequence ATGCTGGTAATTCTATGCCGTTTATTCAAAAATAGAAAGAGTTTTCTTTTTTCATTGACCTCTGTGGTTTATAATCTTTATATGATTGTGGACGAATTAAGTGCTTATGGTGGATCAAAGCGGCTGATAGAGACCCTGACTGTTACGGGTCTTAAGGAACTTTATCCGCCTCAGGTTCTGGCAATAAAGGCAGGTCTCTTAAAAAAACAGGATTCCTTTGTGGTAGCTGCACCCACTGCCTCAGGCAAGACCCTCATAGCCGAGATGGCGGCGCTGAAGGTATTCCTTGAGATGGGTGGGAAGGTTGTGTACCTTGTGCCCTTAAGGGCCCTCGCAAGGGAAAAGTATGATGACTTTTCGAAGAAATACAAAGACGCCGGGATGAGAGTTGTGCAGAGCACTGGAGATTTTGACAGCGCGGATACGTGGCTGTACGACGCAGATTTAATCATCTCGACAAATGAGAAGATGGACTCCCTCATCAGACATCGCTCCTCATGGTTGAGGGATGTGAGCCTTGTGGTAACCGATGAGATACACCTCCTTGGAGATACTCACAGAGGGCCGACCCTCGAGGTAGTCCTCACCAGGTTGAAGTGGATGAATCCGGGACTCAGGGTTATAGCACTGAGTGCCACCATACCGAATGCGTCAGAAATTGCCCAATGGCTTGACGCTCAACTCATCGAATCCAACTGGAGACCCGTACCCCTTAGGGAAGGGGTGTATTTCAATAATGCCATCACCTTTCAGGATGGTGGTGTGTCAAAGGTAAAAAAGGAAGGTTCCCTGGATGTGGTGAACCTCGGCCTTGAGACCATAAACGATGGCGGACAGTCCCTCGTCTTTGTGAACACAAGGAGGTCAACTGAGGCCGTTGCGCACATGGTTTTATCCGATGTCGCCAAATTGCTTTCAGAACAGGAAATACAATCCCTGAAAAAGCTATCCGGACAGGTTTTAGAGGCGTCATCGGAACCAACCCATCTCTGTAAAAAGCTTGCCGAATGCGTAAGCAACGGTGTTGCCTTCCACCACGCAGGCATTATCTCTTCGCAGAGGAAGATCGTGGAAGATGCCTTCAGGGCCAACAAGATAAAGCTCGTGGCTGCCACTACAACATTGGCAATGGGGCTGAATCTCCCATCAAGAAGGGTGATCATCAGGGATTGGTGGAGATACGAGTCCGGCCTTGGAATGCAACCCATACCGGTTATGGAGATTAAGCAGATGTCTGGAAGGGCAGGAAGGCCGGGCTTTGATAAGTATGGAGAGGCCGTCGTCATTGCCAGAAATGAGAGAGACAAAAAATATCTCATGGAAAGCTACATAGGCGGGGAACCCGAAAAGATCGACTCCCAGCTTGCCAGTGAATCTGCCCTCAGATCACATATCCTTGCATCCATAGCGGGTGTCTTTACCAGAAGCAGGGCAGAATTAATGGATTTCCTCAAGAAAACCTTTTTCGCTTATCAGGAAGGCACTGAATCCCTTGCATCCGTAACGAATACTGTTGTTAATTTCCTCAAAAAAGAAGAAATGATCTCTGATAAAAGGGGTCTTGTGGCCACGCGATTTGGCCGCCGCGTCTCAGACCTTTACATAGACCCTCTGACAGGCGTAATCGTGAGAGACGCCTTGCATCAGCCAAAAGAGAAGGAAACATTTGCACTCTTCCATATGATAGCCCACACCCCTGACATGATGACACTTCAATTAAGGAAAAAAGACTACGAAGAGATGTACGATGTGTATCATGCCCACGTAGACGGGCTTTTGATTCCAAAAGACGAGAAATATCCATCGGATGAAATCCTTTCCGAGATAAAGACGGCATTACTCTTAATGCAGTGGATGGAGGAGACACCTGAAGACAAGGTCGTCGGCCAGTTTGGTGTAGGCCCCGGTGACATTCGCACGCTGATAGAACTCTCAGATTGGCTCCTTTACTCGGCGGGTGAAATAAGCAAGGTCTTTGGGTTGAAGGAAGTTGAAAAGCCGTTATCTTTTTTGAGGGTAAGAGTTTTTTATGGCATCAAGGAAGAACTCCTCCAGCTCGTGTCCCTCAAAGGTGTTGGGAGGGTGAGGGCTAGAAATCTTTATAATGCGGGATACAAGACGTTGAAGGATATTAAGGGCGCAGCAGTTGAGGATCTTGTAAAGATACCCACCATCGGGAAGGCCATTGCAGAGGATATAAAAAACCAGGTTCTATCCCAGTAA
- a CDS encoding type II toxin-antitoxin system HicB family antitoxin, with protein sequence MKTVTFREYITEILKTANYEKGESSDAIIAEAPCLPGCFTQGRNFEEARENLIDAIELWVTIGLKKGEKMPVIHGCRLAADAKVLTKKRVHV encoded by the coding sequence ATGAAGACCGTAACATTTCGAGAATATATAACAGAGATATTAAAAACTGCCAACTATGAAAAGGGCGAAAGCTCTGATGCAATCATTGCGGAGGCGCCGTGTTTACCAGGATGTTTTACCCAGGGCAGAAATTTTGAAGAGGCCAGGGAAAACCTCATAGACGCTATTGAACTTTGGGTTACCATCGGGTTGAAGAAAGGCGAAAAAATGCCTGTTATTCATGGCTGTCGTCTTGCAGCAGACGCAAAGGTATTAACGAAGAAACGTGTTCATGTCTAG
- a CDS encoding type II toxin-antitoxin system HicA family toxin: MSSLRPCKRQALIRKLKKFGFEGPYPGGKHSWMEKEHIRLIIPNPHKGDIDVGLIRRILKQANISPEEWNSI, from the coding sequence ATGTCTAGCCTGAGACCCTGTAAACGGCAAGCGCTAATCAGGAAGTTGAAGAAATTTGGATTCGAAGGCCCATACCCCGGTGGTAAACATAGTTGGATGGAGAAAGAACATATCCGGCTTATCATTCCCAATCCACATAAGGGTGATATAGACGTTGGCCTTATCAGAAGGATATTGAAACAGGCTAATATAAGCCCCGAAGAGTGGAATAGTATATAA
- a CDS encoding type II toxin-antitoxin system HicB family antitoxin, with the protein MRYAIVIEKGPNNYSAYVPDLPGCVSTGSTVGEVEINIKEAISFHIDGLREDGLPIPEPTTICEYIETA; encoded by the coding sequence ATGCGTTACGCGATAGTTATTGAAAAAGGTCCAAATAATTATTCGGCATATGTTCCGGATTTACCCGGTTGTGTTTCTACTGGTTCGACAGTTGGTGAAGTCGAAATAAATATTAAAGAAGCCATTTCATTTCATATAGATGGCTTAAGAGAAGATGGTCTGCCAATACCTGAACCAACAACCATTTGTGAATACATTGAAACAGCCTGA
- a CDS encoding YkgJ family cysteine cluster protein: MNRFKTNKNKDIQENILPWYKEGLRFECQRCGRCCRGEPGVVWVNKREIEKISAFLSITQNAFAKNYLRTINDRFSLLEYGNGDCIMYDNGCKIYDVRPCQCRSFPFWTSNLENRSEWEKVKKTCPGIDKGKLHTLEEIQGNLKIYEGRFG, from the coding sequence ATGAATAGATTTAAAACGAATAAAAACAAGGATATTCAAGAAAATATTCTACCCTGGTACAAAGAAGGGTTGAGATTTGAATGTCAGCGATGCGGCAGATGCTGTCGTGGTGAACCTGGTGTGGTATGGGTTAATAAAAGAGAGATCGAAAAAATATCGGCATTTCTGAGTATTACCCAGAACGCATTTGCAAAAAACTATTTGAGGACTATAAATGACCGATTCAGTTTGCTGGAATATGGCAATGGCGACTGCATTATGTATGATAATGGTTGTAAGATTTATGATGTAAGGCCATGTCAGTGCAGGTCCTTTCCATTTTGGACATCGAATTTAGAAAACAGGTCTGAATGGGAAAAAGTAAAAAAGACGTGTCCCGGCATAGATAAAGGGAAGTTACATACACTGGAGGAGATACAGGGCAATTTAAAAATATACGAAGGGCGTTTTGGCTAA
- a CDS encoding ferrous iron transporter B encodes MSVVDMNTYKVALVGNPNVGKSVIFGLLTGKYVTVSNYPGTTVEVSKGICKGLDGGIEIVDTPGANSLIPLSEDESVARDMLLEEYKKHIVQVADAKNLRRGLLITTQLAEMGLPVVLVLNMWDELLDRGMNIDVDVLQEILNVPVVKTIATHRVGISALFSAIPIAKVPKLHIDYGSLIEEGISGIQKILQGKTTVNERALAIMLLSGDEALEEKLRHKLANGSLAEIQCIREGIQSHFSNPLSYVINIKRANFVDSLVDKVTLTLRKEKETHPVVRGIFFYFLVPLVSFFMGHKLTALLMYLISSRLPFGGILTLATPLAVGVISSLWFSLYLYLREYKAKSTIAEILGRVTMHPIAAFPLLIVILWIVYKLVGEFGAGTCVDFFEEKVFGRSLIPSGGFDLYVYIPFIKKTYVFTHVNFQGFNYYFGLLAQKVISKDNIIFELFLNEQSGLVRVGLTYAIAIVFPIVGFFFLAFGIMEDSGYLPRLAVMVDKIFKRIGLNGKAVLPMVLGLGCDTMATLTTRILNTKKERIIATLLLALAIPCSAQLGVISSVLGRVSGTYFAIYVFVICTQLLFVGYLSSKVLPGAPSDFLMEIPPFRMPKLSNIFIKTFYRVHWFLKEAVPLFMLGTLALFVATKLGVLSFMERISAPIVRNFLGLPVETAQGFILGFLRRDYGAVSIFKALEEKGGSAGIDPKQLLVSLVVITLFIPCLANFFVMIKEQGVKNAFFMFAFILPYSILIGGILRFILQQF; translated from the coding sequence ATGTCTGTAGTTGATATGAATACCTATAAGGTTGCCCTGGTGGGAAACCCAAATGTCGGGAAAAGTGTGATATTTGGTTTATTGACAGGGAAATACGTGACGGTCTCGAACTACCCCGGAACAACCGTGGAGGTTTCCAAAGGCATTTGCAAAGGGTTGGACGGTGGAATAGAGATTGTAGATACACCGGGGGCAAATAGTCTCATTCCCCTTTCTGAGGATGAGAGTGTTGCAAGGGATATGCTTTTGGAAGAGTACAAGAAGCATATCGTCCAGGTAGCGGATGCAAAGAATCTCCGCCGTGGTTTATTAATTACCACCCAGCTTGCAGAAATGGGACTCCCCGTTGTGTTGGTGTTAAATATGTGGGATGAACTCTTAGATAGGGGTATGAATATTGATGTAGATGTATTGCAGGAAATTTTGAATGTACCTGTCGTGAAAACTATTGCCACACACAGGGTAGGGATAAGCGCGCTGTTTAGTGCTATACCAATCGCAAAAGTACCCAAACTTCATATTGATTACGGGAGCTTAATCGAAGAAGGCATTTCAGGGATACAGAAAATATTGCAGGGTAAGACGACAGTGAATGAACGGGCACTGGCTATAATGCTTTTATCGGGTGATGAAGCCCTCGAAGAAAAGTTACGACATAAACTCGCAAACGGTTCACTTGCTGAAATCCAATGCATTCGAGAAGGTATCCAAAGCCATTTTAGCAACCCATTGAGTTATGTAATTAACATCAAACGGGCAAATTTTGTAGATTCGTTGGTTGACAAAGTAACGCTTACCCTCAGGAAGGAAAAAGAAACTCATCCGGTTGTGAGGGGTATATTCTTTTATTTTCTTGTGCCATTGGTCTCTTTTTTCATGGGACATAAGCTCACGGCATTATTGATGTATCTCATTTCATCTCGACTTCCTTTCGGCGGTATTTTGACACTTGCCACGCCTCTTGCAGTCGGCGTTATATCATCTCTATGGTTCTCACTATACCTCTACTTGAGAGAATACAAGGCAAAGAGTACGATTGCAGAGATATTGGGGCGCGTTACCATGCATCCGATAGCAGCCTTTCCTCTGTTGATTGTCATTTTATGGATTGTTTATAAGCTTGTGGGGGAGTTTGGAGCCGGAACGTGCGTAGATTTTTTTGAAGAGAAGGTGTTTGGCCGCTCTTTAATACCTTCGGGTGGTTTTGATCTGTACGTATATATTCCCTTTATTAAAAAAACCTATGTGTTTACCCATGTAAACTTCCAGGGGTTTAATTATTATTTTGGATTGCTTGCACAGAAGGTGATAAGCAAGGACAATATTATCTTTGAATTGTTTTTGAATGAACAATCCGGGTTAGTGCGTGTGGGGCTTACCTATGCAATCGCCATTGTTTTTCCCATTGTGGGGTTTTTCTTTCTGGCGTTTGGAATTATGGAAGACAGTGGTTATCTCCCGCGTCTCGCTGTTATGGTGGATAAGATATTTAAGCGCATAGGGCTGAATGGGAAGGCTGTTCTTCCGATGGTGCTGGGTCTGGGTTGTGATACCATGGCGACCCTGACAACCCGCATCCTTAATACAAAAAAGGAGAGGATTATTGCAACCTTGCTGCTGGCATTGGCAATACCATGTTCTGCACAATTGGGTGTGATTTCAAGTGTGCTGGGCAGGGTTTCAGGGACATATTTTGCCATATACGTTTTTGTCATTTGCACACAGCTTCTCTTTGTTGGCTATTTATCGTCCAAGGTCTTGCCAGGGGCCCCTTCTGATTTCTTAATGGAGATACCTCCATTTCGGATGCCTAAGTTATCGAACATCTTTATCAAGACGTTTTATAGGGTCCACTGGTTTTTAAAGGAGGCCGTGCCTTTATTTATGCTCGGTACCCTAGCATTATTTGTGGCAACAAAATTAGGAGTGCTTTCCTTTATGGAGAGAATAAGTGCGCCAATTGTCCGGAATTTTTTGGGACTGCCGGTAGAAACAGCGCAAGGGTTTATCCTGGGATTCTTGAGGAGGGATTATGGCGCCGTGAGCATCTTTAAGGCGTTGGAAGAAAAAGGCGGGAGTGCTGGTATCGACCCCAAGCAATTATTGGTTTCTTTGGTTGTGATTACGTTATTTATTCCGTGCCTTGCCAATTTTTTTGTGATGATTAAAGAGCAGGGGGTAAAAAATGCATTTTTCATGTTTGCATTTATCTTACCGTATTCTATACTTATTGGTGGTATTTTAAGGTTCATTTTACAACAGTTTTAA
- a CDS encoding metal-dependent transcriptional regulator: MTEPSEEEILELIWTIEEESGKVEKDPLIKKIHLPTAEEKLHALVDEDFIKIVNNRVELTRKGRADARLVIRRHRLAERLLNDVLDVKEDVMDSSACKFEHILDEEVTTSICTLLGHPVTCPHGKTIPPGECCEKANKEIRPVVMPLSDLRSGDTAKVSYIVTKYHGRLDRLSSMGLLPGVQIRLHQRQPTYVIQMGETQIALDSAIARDIYVRLV, from the coding sequence ATGACAGAGCCCAGTGAAGAAGAAATTTTGGAATTGATATGGACAATAGAAGAAGAGAGTGGAAAAGTCGAAAAAGATCCTTTAATAAAAAAGATACATCTTCCCACAGCAGAAGAGAAATTGCATGCCCTCGTTGATGAGGATTTTATTAAAATAGTGAATAATAGGGTAGAACTTACCAGGAAAGGCAGGGCGGATGCACGATTAGTCATTAGAAGACACCGGCTTGCAGAAAGGCTGTTGAACGATGTCTTAGATGTAAAAGAAGATGTCATGGATTCCAGCGCGTGTAAGTTTGAACATATCCTGGATGAGGAAGTCACAACCAGTATATGCACTTTATTGGGACATCCGGTAACTTGTCCTCATGGAAAGACTATACCGCCCGGAGAGTGTTGTGAAAAGGCAAATAAAGAGATAAGGCCTGTCGTGATGCCGTTATCAGACCTGAGGTCAGGGGATACGGCGAAAGTATCCTACATTGTAACAAAATACCATGGGCGGCTTGATAGACTATCATCCATGGGTCTATTGCCCGGCGTTCAAATCCGACTTCATCAAAGACAACCGACGTATGTAATCCAGATGGGCGAGACGCAAATTGCCCTTGACAGTGCTATCGCACGGGATATATACGTACGCCTTGTGTAA
- a CDS encoding motility protein A (Homolog of MotA, appears to be involved in motility on surfaces and under different ionic conditions. With MotS (a MotB homolog) forms the ion channels that couple flagellar rotation to proton/sodium motive force across the membrane and forms the stator elements of the rotary flagellar machine.) has product MDPGALVGLIIGAGLIIVGIVMSGGVTAVMGYIDIPSIMIVVGGTVAATIVRFPIPTVMGAIGITKKTVFVKTGSAEEEIKRLVEYCKISRREGLLGLEKEIEKISDEFLIKAVRLLVDGSDTDTLRGILGTEIDNIRQRHSAGKGILEFAGLMAPAFGMIGTLIGLVDMLKKLDDPSKIGAGMAVALITTFYGVIMANLMLLPLAGRLDTLSKKELLLKEIIMEGVVSIQKGDAPMITEDKLKSFLQPKVANKISTSPAKEGKPS; this is encoded by the coding sequence ATGGATCCCGGTGCGCTGGTCGGTCTTATAATTGGTGCTGGATTGATCATAGTAGGTATAGTAATGAGCGGCGGAGTAACCGCTGTGATGGGGTATATCGATATACCATCAATTATGATCGTAGTTGGGGGAACAGTAGCAGCAACAATTGTAAGATTTCCTATTCCCACTGTGATGGGTGCGATTGGTATAACAAAAAAAACTGTTTTTGTAAAGACTGGATCGGCGGAGGAAGAGATTAAGCGGTTGGTTGAATATTGTAAGATTAGCCGTCGTGAAGGTCTTCTGGGACTGGAGAAGGAAATCGAAAAGATCAGTGATGAGTTTCTGATCAAGGCGGTGAGACTGTTGGTAGATGGTTCTGATACTGATACCTTAAGAGGTATTTTGGGTACAGAAATTGACAATATCCGTCAGAGGCATTCAGCTGGCAAGGGGATTCTTGAGTTTGCCGGGTTGATGGCCCCCGCCTTTGGTATGATAGGAACGTTGATTGGGCTTGTTGATATGTTGAAAAAGCTCGATGACCCCTCAAAGATCGGGGCGGGTATGGCCGTGGCGCTTATTACCACGTTTTATGGGGTTATCATGGCGAATCTCATGCTTTTGCCGCTTGCCGGCAGGCTGGATACCTTAAGCAAAAAGGAACTTTTATTGAAAGAAATTATTATGGAGGGGGTAGTCTCTATCCAAAAAGGGGATGCCCCTATGATAACTGAGGATAAACTGAAATCATTCCTGCAACCAAAGGTAGCCAATAAAATATCCACGAGTCCCGCAAAAGAAGGAAAACCATCATAA
- a CDS encoding LysM peptidoglycan-binding domain-containing protein translates to MKTIQNSFITIFGVCVLSALSKVDIATCAETRNFEVSKENNQKAPLVLARKEEDLVIYKKDIIIRSDELKAESKKEVEEFKPIEKPVSKKQETPDLDIVDKYLREGKKYEARNILSDFFINKKIPGKQKEIKELLDKLNEELIFSPAPSPDATTYTVQPGDILSRIAKQFNTNYELIMKINGKASARLNIGEQLKILTGKTKIFISKSDFTLTLMLNDHYVRQYRIATGKNDKTPVGTFEVKNKMKEPVWYSPDGGVFPYGHKENILGTRWIGFKDKPNLSGYGIHGTTQPETIGTASSNGCIRMINGDVEELYDFVTANTEIIIQT, encoded by the coding sequence ATGAAGACAATTCAAAACTCTTTCATAACGATCTTTGGAGTATGTGTCCTTTCTGCTTTATCCAAGGTTGATATTGCCACATGTGCCGAAACACGTAATTTTGAAGTATCTAAAGAAAATAACCAGAAGGCGCCCCTTGTATTAGCAAGAAAAGAGGAAGACCTAGTTATTTACAAAAAAGATATTATCATTCGTTCAGACGAACTCAAGGCAGAATCTAAAAAAGAAGTCGAAGAGTTCAAGCCCATCGAAAAACCAGTATCGAAAAAACAAGAAACACCCGACTTGGATATTGTCGACAAATATTTAAGAGAGGGGAAAAAATACGAAGCAAGAAATATTTTATCCGATTTTTTTATCAATAAAAAAATACCGGGAAAACAAAAAGAGATAAAGGAACTGTTAGACAAATTGAACGAAGAACTGATCTTTTCGCCTGCACCTTCTCCGGATGCTACAACCTATACAGTTCAACCCGGTGACATCCTTTCCAGAATTGCAAAGCAATTTAACACAAACTACGAGTTGATTATGAAAATTAACGGTAAAGCATCCGCACGATTGAACATTGGTGAACAATTAAAAATACTAACTGGAAAGACAAAAATATTCATTAGCAAGAGTGACTTTACACTGACGTTGATGTTGAATGACCATTACGTAAGGCAATATCGCATTGCAACAGGGAAAAACGATAAAACACCGGTGGGTACATTTGAAGTAAAAAATAAAATGAAAGAGCCTGTATGGTATTCACCGGATGGAGGGGTATTCCCTTATGGGCACAAAGAGAATATTCTTGGTACACGGTGGATAGGTTTCAAAGATAAACCAAACCTGTCAGGGTATGGAATTCATGGTACGACACAACCTGAAACAATAGGTACTGCTTCATCGAATGGTTGCATCAGGATGATCAATGGCGATGTGGAAGAACTCTATGATTTTGTGACGGCAAATACCGAGATTATTATTCAGACGTGA
- the rnc gene encoding ribonuclease III, with product MILQTNRHMDPEKLSECQLAIGYYFNNTIVLERALTHTSCKLENNFSNERLEFLGDAILGMIISDYLYKTLPQCSEGELTKIKSVVVSQATLAKVSMEAHLKDFLSVGRGLNDRNFLPKSLLANVFEAVVAAIYLDGGLDPAYNFTVKYLKKEVDIVCKDQHEKNYKSILQQHSQKEFGVTPSYRVLQQIGPDHGKSFEVSVLIKGTEYGRGWGKSKKEAEQSAAKETLKIIIPDLIHENNNKSCI from the coding sequence ATGATACTCCAAACGAATAGGCACATGGATCCGGAAAAACTCAGTGAGTGTCAATTGGCAATAGGATATTACTTTAACAATACCATTGTGCTTGAAAGGGCATTGACCCATACTTCCTGTAAATTAGAAAATAACTTTTCTAATGAGCGTTTGGAATTTTTGGGAGACGCTATATTGGGTATGATCATTTCTGACTATCTTTACAAGACATTGCCCCAATGTAGCGAGGGCGAGTTAACAAAGATAAAATCCGTGGTGGTAAGCCAAGCGACACTTGCCAAAGTCAGTATGGAAGCACATTTAAAAGATTTTCTTTCTGTGGGAAGGGGTTTAAATGACCGGAATTTTCTTCCGAAATCCTTACTGGCTAATGTATTTGAAGCGGTAGTTGCTGCAATATATCTCGACGGTGGCCTTGATCCCGCCTATAATTTTACAGTAAAGTATTTAAAAAAAGAGGTAGATATAGTCTGCAAGGATCAGCATGAGAAAAATTACAAATCCATCCTTCAACAGCATAGTCAAAAGGAATTCGGCGTTACACCGAGTTATCGGGTCCTGCAGCAAATAGGACCAGATCATGGAAAATCGTTTGAAGTAAGCGTGCTCATAAAAGGTACTGAATATGGTAGAGGATGGGGTAAAAGCAAAAAGGAAGCAGAGCAATCCGCCGCGAAAGAGACATTGAAAATTATTATCCCTGATTTAATTCACGAAAACAATAATAAATCCTGTATTTAA
- a CDS encoding NYN domain-containing protein, protein MVGGRIKGSQQRIGIFVDVQNMFYSAKALHQSKIDYSKLLLEIVGDRNLIRAIAYVVQKPDVDQSSFTDALSRLGYEIKSKELRLRPDGTAKGDWDMGIAIDSIAIAPKLDTVVLVSGDGDFAPLVEMLKAHGCRVEVVSFRRSTAIELIDAATKYTAIEESMLFKEKKFQKNDTPNE, encoded by the coding sequence ATGGTAGGTGGACGAATCAAAGGATCACAACAAAGGATCGGGATATTCGTTGATGTCCAAAATATGTTCTATTCGGCAAAGGCGCTACACCAATCTAAAATCGATTACAGTAAACTTTTATTAGAAATTGTAGGTGACAGAAATCTCATTCGTGCAATTGCATATGTTGTGCAAAAACCCGACGTAGACCAATCCAGTTTTACTGATGCATTGAGTCGCTTGGGGTATGAAATCAAATCGAAGGAACTTCGGTTGAGACCCGACGGGACGGCAAAGGGGGATTGGGACATGGGTATTGCTATCGATTCCATCGCAATTGCGCCAAAGTTAGATACAGTGGTGCTCGTAAGCGGAGACGGAGATTTTGCGCCACTTGTGGAAATGTTGAAGGCACACGGCTGCCGGGTAGAAGTTGTCTCGTTCAGACGCAGCACGGCCATCGAGCTTATTGATGCAGCCACGAAGTACACAGCCATAGAAGAATCAATGCTATTCAAGGAGAAAAAGTTCCAAAAAAATGATACTCCAAACGAATAG